From one Paramormyrops kingsleyae isolate MSU_618 chromosome 1, PKINGS_0.4, whole genome shotgun sequence genomic stretch:
- the hspa14 gene encoding heat shock 70 kDa protein 14 yields MAAIGVHFGYTCACVAIFKDGRADVVANDAGDRVTPVVVAFRDTEQIVGIAAKQGRIRNAANTVVKVKQILGRSFDDPEAQAHKADSKCPVVNKGDKPMYEIDVGEATKFVSPEEVAKLVFHKMKETAQSALGSDVSDAVITVPFEFGEMQKNALRLAAEDAGFNVLRLIHEPSAALLAYGIGQDSPTGKSHVMVYKLGGTSLTVTVMEVNSGLYRVLATHTDHSTGGESFTRTLAQYLAAEFKKTFKQDVTGNPRAMMKLMNSADVAKHTLSTLGSSNCFVDSLYDGMDFECNVSRARFELLCSSLFNKSILPIKTLLEQVGLSTSDINKVVLCGGSARIPKLQQMIRDIFPDVELLNSIPTDEVIPVGAAIEAGILVGRDTSSLDEDSITVDCCAKDILVKEADEFGADVYTVVFPSGTPLPARRQHTLQGPGSLSSICLELYQSNGQNCTPQEKVADIVLGNLEPKDDPWDIVTVVTMKRDGSLHVTCTEQESGRSEAVTIAVAS; encoded by the exons ATGGCCGCTATCGGCGTACACTTTGGTTACACATGTGCCTGTGTGGCAATATTTAAG GACGGAAGGGCGGATGTAGTCGCAAATGATGCCGGCGATCGAGTCACTCCTGTAGTTGTTGCCTTTCGGGACACTGAACAG ATTGTCGGAATAGCCGCGAAGCAAGGCAGAATAAGGAATGCCGCCAACACCGTCGTCAAAGTTAAGCAAATTTTGGGAAGAAG TTTTGATGACCCAGAAGCACAGGCGCACAAAGCCGACAGCAAATGCCCG GTTGTCAACAAAGGTGACAAGCCAATGTATGAAATAGATGTTGGAGAGGCCACCAAATTTGTGTCACCTGAAGAAGTGGCAAAGTTAGTCTTCCACAAAATGAAAG AAACGGCCCAGTCTGCTTTGGGGTCTGATGTCAGTGATGCTGTCATCACTGTGCCTTTTGAGTTTGGAGAGATGCAAAAGAATGCCCTCCG GCTGGCTGCAGAAGATGCCGGATTCAATGTTCTCAGGCTGATTCATGAGCCTTCTGCAGCCTTGCTGGCTTATGGCATCGGCCAAGACTCGCCCACTGGAAAGAG CCACGTGATGGTGTACAAACTGGGAGGGACGTCCCTGACGGTGACGGTGATGGAGGTGAACAGCGGGCTGTACAGAGTCCTGGCCACCCACACTGACCATAGCACTGGTGGGGAAAGCTTCACTCGAACCCTGGCCCAGTATCTCGCTGCAGAATTTAAAAA GACCTTCAAGCAGGACGTGACGGGAAACCCCAGAGCCATGATGAAGCTGATGAACAGCGCCGACGTGGCAAAACACACCCTCTCCACGCTGGGCAGCTCCAACTGCTTTGTGGACTCGCTGTACGATGGCATGGATTTCGAATGCAATGTGTCCAG GGCCAGGTTCGAGCTCCTGTGTTCCTCCCTTTTTAATAAGAGCATCTTGCCCATCAAAACCCTTTTGGAGCAAGTGGGTCTTTCCACAAGTGACATCAACAAG GTGGTGCTGTGTGGGGGGTCTGCTCGCATCCCCAAACTCCAGCAGATGATCCGGGACATCTTCCCTGACGTGGAGCTCCTCAACTCCATCCCCACGGACGAGGTGATCCCTGTGGGTGCAGCCATTGAGGCGGGCATCTTGGTGGGCAGGGACACGTCCTCCCTGGATGAGGACTCCATCACGGTGGACTGCTGTGCCAAGGACATCCTGGTCAAG GAGGCGGATGAGTTTGGTGCAGATGTGTACACGGTGGTGTTCCCCTCGGGCACGCCCCTCCCTGCCCGCCGACAGCACACCCTGCAGGGCCCAGGAAGCCTGTCTTCCATCTGCCTGGAGCTGTACCAATCGAATGGCCAGAActgcaccccccaggagaaagTGGCAGAT ATTGTCCTCGGGAACCTAGAGCCGAAAGACGACCCCTGGGACATTGTTACGGTCGTTACCATGAAAAG GGACGGGTCCTTGCACGTGACTTGCACAGAGCAGGAGAGCGGCAGATCCGAAGCGGTCACCATCGCGGTTGCTTCTTGA
- the cdnf gene encoding cerebral dopamine neurotrophic factor isoform X1, translating to MEKCNLFCMRRRAADFAQVLSMKFSLLFVNISEVVFLCVMLDFSSAGDCEVCVGFLSRLYEGLMSRHVELTPAVVEEDLLRACGKAVGKENRLCYYLGATSDAATKITGEVTRPMSFHLPVNKICERLQKRDSQICELTYEKQVTDLSREGLSKLRVAELKNILNSWGEVCRACIEKSDFISLIQEVATKYSKQTGQKAEL from the exons atggaaaaatgtaaCTTGTTCTGCATGAGACGGAGAGCTGCAGACTTTGCGCAGGTTTTAAGTATGAAGTTTTCGTTGTTGTTCGTGAACATTTCCGAGGTTGTATTTCTGTGTGTCATGCTTGACTTCTCTAGTGCGGGGGATTGCGAAG TGTGCGTAGGGTTTCTGAGTAGGCTATACGAGGGACTGATGTCCAGGCATGTGGAGCTGACCCCTGCCGTGGTGGAAGAGGATCTTCTGAGGGCCTGTGGGAAGGCCGTCGGCAAGGAGAACAGGCTG TGTTATTACTTGGGAGCCACCAGCGATGCGGCCACAAAGATAACAGGAGAAGTCACACGGCCCATGAGTTTCCACCTGCCCGTAAATAAAATCTGCGAGCGGCTGCAAAAGCGAGACAGTCAGATTTGCGAGCTCACATACG AAAAGCAGGTGACAGACCTCAGTAGAGAAGGCCTGTCAAAGCTGAGAGTGGCCGAGCTGAAAAACATCCTGAACTCCTGGGGCGAGGTGTGCCGCGCGTGCATCGAGAAAAGTGATTTTATTAGCCTTATCCAGGAGGTGGCGACAAAGTACAGCAAACAGACGGGGCAAAAAGCAGAACTCTAA
- the cdnf gene encoding cerebral dopamine neurotrophic factor isoform X2 produces MEKCNLFCMRRRAADFAQVLMCVGFLSRLYEGLMSRHVELTPAVVEEDLLRACGKAVGKENRLCYYLGATSDAATKITGEVTRPMSFHLPVNKICERLQKRDSQICELTYEKQVTDLSREGLSKLRVAELKNILNSWGEVCRACIEKSDFISLIQEVATKYSKQTGQKAEL; encoded by the exons atggaaaaatgtaaCTTGTTCTGCATGAGACGGAGAGCTGCAGACTTTGCGCAGGTTTTAA TGTGCGTAGGGTTTCTGAGTAGGCTATACGAGGGACTGATGTCCAGGCATGTGGAGCTGACCCCTGCCGTGGTGGAAGAGGATCTTCTGAGGGCCTGTGGGAAGGCCGTCGGCAAGGAGAACAGGCTG TGTTATTACTTGGGAGCCACCAGCGATGCGGCCACAAAGATAACAGGAGAAGTCACACGGCCCATGAGTTTCCACCTGCCCGTAAATAAAATCTGCGAGCGGCTGCAAAAGCGAGACAGTCAGATTTGCGAGCTCACATACG AAAAGCAGGTGACAGACCTCAGTAGAGAAGGCCTGTCAAAGCTGAGAGTGGCCGAGCTGAAAAACATCCTGAACTCCTGGGGCGAGGTGTGCCGCGCGTGCATCGAGAAAAGTGATTTTATTAGCCTTATCCAGGAGGTGGCGACAAAGTACAGCAAACAGACGGGGCAAAAAGCAGAACTCTAA